The following coding sequences lie in one Mesorhizobium shangrilense genomic window:
- a CDS encoding ABC transporter substrate-binding protein, whose amino-acid sequence MTDLIKNRNLALGRPSRRSVLQGLGLAAGGIALGAPFVSRAQAQGGPLVWYGTPSVESMDGWAKQFQAAKGIAVETFRAGSIKLTQKFETELAAGQLRCSVIDNASVGIFMDWVDRGLIEKYESPEAAAYPEDIRAPGFWTPVKGLLPLISYNLDSIPAEEAPKKWEDILDPKWRGKMVIADATESGSAMHWFAAMMKHFGKDFMVELSKQDVLIRQSSGAVAETLTSGERPLSPMSLEYASFEAIEAGANLQLVIPEEGVPMTYVVMGIPKGAPNPEAGKQFLDFALSAKAQAWWQQEFHTPSMRNDAEPMKHARGWRPISEIKRIASSVDDLRDFHARQSELLDTWIELFK is encoded by the coding sequence ATGACGGACTTGATCAAGAACCGAAACCTTGCGCTGGGGCGGCCCAGCCGCCGCAGCGTGCTGCAGGGGCTCGGACTCGCCGCAGGTGGAATAGCGCTGGGGGCGCCGTTCGTCTCGCGCGCACAGGCGCAGGGAGGCCCCCTCGTATGGTACGGCACCCCGTCCGTGGAATCGATGGACGGCTGGGCCAAGCAGTTCCAGGCGGCCAAGGGCATTGCCGTGGAGACCTTCCGCGCCGGCAGCATCAAGCTGACCCAGAAGTTCGAGACGGAGCTGGCTGCGGGGCAGCTGCGCTGTTCGGTGATCGACAATGCTTCCGTCGGCATCTTCATGGACTGGGTCGATCGCGGGCTCATCGAAAAGTACGAAAGCCCCGAAGCTGCGGCCTATCCCGAAGACATCCGCGCCCCCGGCTTCTGGACCCCGGTAAAGGGGCTTTTGCCGCTGATCTCGTACAACCTGGACAGCATTCCCGCCGAGGAAGCTCCCAAAAAGTGGGAAGACATTCTCGACCCCAAATGGCGGGGCAAGATGGTCATCGCCGACGCCACGGAAAGCGGCTCGGCCATGCACTGGTTCGCCGCGATGATGAAGCATTTCGGCAAGGACTTCATGGTCGAACTGTCCAAGCAGGACGTGCTCATCCGCCAGAGCTCCGGCGCGGTGGCCGAGACCCTGACCTCAGGCGAGCGGCCGCTGTCGCCGATGAGCCTGGAGTACGCAAGTTTCGAGGCGATCGAGGCGGGCGCGAACCTGCAGCTGGTGATCCCGGAAGAAGGCGTGCCGATGACCTATGTCGTCATGGGCATTCCCAAGGGCGCGCCCAATCCGGAAGCCGGCAAGCAGTTTCTCGATTTCGCCCTGTCGGCCAAGGCGCAGGCCTGGTGGCAGCAGGAATTCCATACGCCGTCGATGCGTAACGATGCGGAGCCGATGAAGCACGCGCGCGGTTGGCGTCCGATCAGCGAGATCAAGCGCATCGCGTCCAGCGTCGACGACCTGCGCGACTTCCACGCCCGACAGTCCGAGCTTCTGGATACCTGGATCGAACTGTTCAAGTGA
- a CDS encoding ABC transporter permease yields the protein MRGLLARHPLLPVMVLALMVLAVLVLYPAAILIRDSLTGPEGEFTLRWYAEAYSRTRTLTALWNTLIIASATALLATIFGTLMAWAVVRTDMPMRRLIEAAALVPFISTPFIGGLAWILLASPETGLINQAWKAVTGLGTPLFDIHGLWGIIMIEALYEMPYVFLIVAGALRSMDPTLEEASFASGAGLTRTTLRVTLPVVMPAIIGSGLLVFVLAAEQFGVPAVIGGPARITVLTTAIWETQAVYPPRYGLGSALSMTLLVIAMMGLWAQRRILGDRSFTTVGGKGARPRRVALGPWRWVALALSLGYLILSVVLPYATIILSSVRTIWTQHFDLSQLTLEHYRWVLFDYPMTQRAMLNSLLLATGGATVGILFCAAISFLVQRSRVPGRRALDYLAVLPMAFPGVVLAYALLRAYITPPLVLYGTIWILMIAYVTRYIPYGVRSTSATLLQIHPELEESSLSSGASWFQTFRRVTLPLLKPGLVAGWIMLFVSFMRELSASVLLYSPSNEVLSVAIYDLWAHGNFRPLSALAVIQIVLCLFMLVLVKRLARIDTDLKV from the coding sequence TTGCGCGGCCTGCTGGCGCGGCATCCGCTGCTGCCGGTCATGGTCCTGGCGCTGATGGTCCTGGCGGTGCTGGTGCTGTATCCCGCAGCCATCCTGATCCGGGATTCGCTGACCGGGCCGGAGGGGGAATTCACCCTGCGCTGGTATGCCGAAGCCTATTCGCGCACGCGCACGCTGACGGCGCTGTGGAATACGCTGATCATCGCCTCGGCCACCGCGCTGCTGGCAACCATCTTCGGCACGCTGATGGCCTGGGCCGTCGTGCGCACCGACATGCCGATGCGCCGACTGATAGAAGCCGCGGCGCTGGTCCCCTTCATCTCGACACCGTTCATCGGCGGTCTCGCCTGGATTCTGCTGGCCAGCCCCGAGACGGGGCTGATCAACCAGGCGTGGAAGGCTGTCACCGGTCTCGGGACGCCGCTATTCGACATCCACGGTCTCTGGGGCATCATCATGATCGAGGCCCTCTACGAGATGCCCTACGTCTTCCTGATCGTGGCCGGCGCGCTGCGATCGATGGACCCGACGCTGGAAGAAGCCTCGTTCGCCTCCGGCGCCGGTCTCACCCGCACGACGCTGCGCGTGACGCTGCCCGTAGTGATGCCGGCCATCATCGGCAGCGGCCTCCTCGTCTTCGTCCTGGCGGCCGAGCAGTTCGGCGTTCCGGCGGTGATCGGCGGGCCGGCGCGGATCACCGTGCTGACCACCGCGATCTGGGAAACCCAAGCCGTCTATCCGCCCCGCTACGGCCTTGGCTCGGCCCTGTCGATGACGCTTCTGGTCATCGCGATGATGGGGCTATGGGCGCAAAGGCGCATCCTGGGCGACCGCTCGTTCACCACGGTCGGCGGCAAGGGCGCGCGGCCGCGCCGCGTGGCGCTCGGACCCTGGCGGTGGGTCGCTCTGGCGCTCAGCCTCGGCTATCTCATCCTCTCGGTCGTGCTGCCCTACGCGACGATCATCCTGTCGTCGGTCCGCACGATCTGGACGCAGCATTTCGACCTGTCGCAGCTGACGCTGGAACATTACCGGTGGGTGCTGTTCGACTATCCGATGACGCAGCGGGCGATGCTGAACAGCCTGTTGCTGGCCACCGGTGGTGCGACCGTCGGCATACTGTTCTGTGCTGCGATCTCGTTCTTGGTTCAGCGCAGCCGGGTGCCGGGGCGGCGGGCGCTGGACTATCTGGCGGTGCTGCCCATGGCCTTTCCCGGCGTGGTGCTCGCCTATGCGCTGCTGCGCGCCTACATCACGCCGCCGCTGGTGCTGTACGGCACGATCTGGATCCTGATGATCGCCTATGTCACCCGCTACATCCCCTATGGCGTGCGGTCGACCTCGGCGACGCTGCTTCAGATCCATCCCGAGCTCGAGGAATCGTCGCTGTCGTCCGGCGCCAGCTGGTTCCAGACCTTCCGACGCGTGACGCTGCCGCTGCTGAAGCCAGGGCTGGTGGCGGGCTGGATCATGCTGTTCGTCTCGTTCATGCGCGAGCTCAGCGCCTCGGTCCTGCTCTACTCGCCGAGCAACGAGGTGCTGTCGGTCGCCATCTACGACCTGTGGGCACACGGCAACTTCCGCCCGCTGTCCGCGCTTGCGGTGATCCAGATCGTGCTGTGCCTGTTCATGCTGGTCCTGGTCAAGCGCCTGGCCCGGATCGACACCGACCTGAAAGTCTGA
- a CDS encoding ABC transporter ATP-binding protein has protein sequence MTQQNPKALKVEGLEKSYGAVRVVRDVSFEVEPGEFLSLLGPSGCGKTTTLRCIAGFERPDEGRILFGDTAVTDMAAGIFVPPNRRGFGMVFQSYAVWPHMTVADNVAYPLSVKGGIGRSEIAGRVGAVLELVGLGGLDKRYPNQLSGGQQQRVALARALIMKPGVLLFDEPLSNLDAKLRERMRFELIELQRKIGVPAVFVTHDQAEAMVISRRILVMDKGRIGQIGSPAEIYERPRSRYVADFVGLTNFFDVTVTGPAGHNRHTVSGSLGAMEASADDQPAAGERRALAVRPERVRMSNTAPDAPNVFEAELVSSYFLGPYSEYFLTVAGQTLRAQATERLAAEPGEALYVHMPPEDCLLLDVGE, from the coding sequence ATGACCCAACAGAACCCAAAAGCGCTGAAGGTCGAGGGGCTCGAAAAGTCCTATGGGGCGGTGCGCGTCGTCCGCGACGTCAGCTTCGAGGTGGAGCCGGGCGAGTTCCTGTCCCTGCTGGGGCCGAGCGGTTGCGGCAAGACCACGACATTGCGCTGCATCGCCGGCTTCGAACGGCCGGACGAGGGGCGCATCCTCTTCGGCGACACCGCCGTGACCGACATGGCCGCAGGAATATTCGTGCCGCCGAACCGGCGCGGCTTCGGCATGGTGTTCCAGTCCTACGCGGTCTGGCCGCACATGACTGTGGCCGACAACGTGGCCTATCCGCTTTCGGTCAAGGGCGGGATTGGGCGGTCCGAGATTGCCGGGCGCGTCGGTGCGGTGCTGGAGCTTGTCGGCCTGGGCGGACTTGATAAGCGCTATCCCAACCAGCTTTCGGGCGGTCAGCAGCAGCGCGTCGCACTGGCCCGCGCCCTGATCATGAAGCCGGGCGTGTTGCTGTTCGACGAGCCGCTGTCGAACCTGGACGCCAAGCTCCGCGAAAGGATGCGGTTCGAGCTGATCGAGCTGCAGCGCAAGATCGGCGTGCCGGCAGTCTTTGTCACCCACGACCAGGCGGAGGCCATGGTGATCAGCCGCAGGATCCTCGTGATGGACAAGGGCCGCATCGGCCAGATCGGCAGCCCGGCCGAGATCTATGAGCGGCCGCGCAGCCGCTATGTGGCCGATTTCGTGGGGCTGACGAATTTTTTCGACGTCACCGTGACGGGACCGGCTGGCCACAACCGGCATACCGTTTCCGGTTCGCTTGGCGCGATGGAGGCGAGCGCCGACGATCAGCCTGCGGCCGGAGAACGCCGGGCCCTGGCCGTGCGGCCCGAGCGGGTGCGCATGTCCAACACGGCGCCCGACGCGCCCAACGTGTTCGAGGCGGAGCTGGTGAGTTCCTACTTCCTCGGGCCATACAGCGAGTATTTCCTGACCGTTGCAGGTCAGACGCTGCGGGCGCAGGCGACCGAGCGCCTGGCCGCGGAGCCGGGTGAGGCGCTCTACGTCCACATGCCGCCCGAAGATTGCCTGCTGCTGGATGTGGGGGAATAA
- a CDS encoding SDR family oxidoreductase, translating into MDLNLAGQLALVTGGSRGVGHACAKALLNEGARVVLVARDPGRLESARARLAEAHGDRVTTEAADFRDDEAMRAMVERVEARLGVPDILVNAGATVTPADFLELEEDAFRDGIFEQKLFGYARALRHVLPRMAARGSGRVVNIAGLGGRQPHVTTIPVNLNNAAVLSLSKALATQYAPRGIGINTVVPHMINTDRQEETMQKWAEMTGKTVDQVVAERIRTVPLGRLGKAEEVAAVVTFLASPIASFVVGAVWHVDGGVAISM; encoded by the coding sequence GTGGACCTCAATCTGGCGGGCCAGCTGGCCCTTGTCACCGGAGGCAGCCGTGGCGTCGGCCATGCCTGCGCGAAGGCGCTCCTGAACGAGGGCGCGCGCGTCGTGTTGGTGGCCCGTGATCCCGGGCGGCTGGAATCGGCACGCGCCCGCCTGGCGGAAGCCCATGGCGACCGCGTCACGACCGAGGCCGCCGATTTCCGCGACGACGAGGCCATGCGCGCGATGGTGGAGCGGGTCGAGGCGCGGCTGGGCGTGCCGGACATTCTGGTGAATGCCGGCGCAACAGTCACCCCCGCAGACTTCCTCGAACTGGAGGAAGACGCCTTCCGTGACGGCATATTCGAGCAGAAGCTCTTCGGCTATGCCCGTGCGCTGCGCCATGTGCTGCCGCGGATGGCTGCGCGCGGTTCGGGCCGGGTGGTGAACATCGCCGGCCTGGGCGGGCGGCAGCCCCATGTCACCACCATTCCGGTGAACTTGAACAATGCGGCTGTCCTCAGCCTGTCGAAGGCGCTGGCCACGCAGTACGCGCCGCGCGGTATCGGCATCAACACCGTGGTGCCGCACATGATCAACACCGACCGCCAGGAAGAGACCATGCAGAAGTGGGCTGAGATGACCGGCAAGACCGTCGATCAGGTCGTGGCCGAGCGGATCAGGACGGTCCCGCTGGGGCGTCTGGGCAAGGCAGAGGAAGTGGCGGCCGTCGTGACCTTCCTTGCCTCGCCGATCGCCAGCTTCGTCGTCGGCGCTGTCTGGCATGTAGATGGCGGCGTCGCCATATCAATGTGA
- a CDS encoding MmgE/PrpD family protein gives MDATLALARLVRGLDPDEIPEATLGAAAHLALDTVGSALAGVHAPGIPELRTVMDGMASGVAPVWATGQRLSAPAATLVNSSTAHALEYDDLHDSLPVHSGIVVVPAALAVAATRPDLTGREILTAIIAGTEVICRLARATGSYTGSAGFRGWNPSAVVAGFGAAAVAGRLLGLDAEGIARAMGLSYAQASGNQQCIEDGGLVKRMQPGLVAEAGVRAAWLAQAGVTGATRPLEGKYGYYRLYEGGDYDPAPLNAPLNGRYEIDNVCFKRYPVCGMAQPAMDALRDLQLQNGFAPDDVAQIAVHGSKFVVDMVGRPFRPGANPEVDAQFNLSYCLSTIHARENFSLADLAPERTLDPASRTAADAITVNLDPALKGKWEARVEVSLRDGRVLSARRSKAAWQEDRRMNRDDLLEKFHACAALAGPAFGADRAQRLAALLLRLPELPDTAVLNDALAGV, from the coding sequence TTGGACGCCACACTTGCCCTCGCGCGCCTTGTCCGGGGCCTCGACCCCGACGAGATCCCCGAAGCCACCCTCGGCGCGGCCGCGCACCTGGCGTTGGATACCGTGGGATCCGCCCTTGCCGGGGTGCATGCGCCCGGCATTCCCGAGTTGCGCACGGTCATGGACGGCATGGCGAGCGGCGTGGCGCCGGTCTGGGCCACGGGACAGCGCCTGTCCGCGCCCGCTGCAACATTGGTGAATTCGTCCACCGCGCACGCGCTGGAATATGACGACCTGCACGATTCCCTTCCGGTTCACTCCGGCATCGTCGTCGTGCCGGCCGCCCTTGCCGTTGCGGCAACGCGGCCTGACCTGACCGGCCGCGAGATCCTGACCGCGATCATCGCCGGGACCGAGGTGATCTGCCGCCTCGCGCGGGCGACGGGCAGCTATACCGGAAGCGCGGGCTTCCGCGGCTGGAACCCGAGCGCTGTGGTGGCCGGCTTCGGGGCTGCGGCGGTGGCGGGCCGGCTCCTCGGCCTGGATGCCGAGGGCATCGCCCGCGCCATGGGCCTGTCCTACGCCCAGGCCAGCGGCAACCAGCAATGCATCGAGGACGGCGGCCTGGTGAAACGCATGCAGCCGGGCCTTGTGGCCGAAGCCGGCGTGCGCGCGGCCTGGCTGGCGCAGGCCGGCGTCACGGGCGCGACCCGTCCGCTCGAGGGCAAGTATGGCTACTATCGCCTCTATGAGGGCGGCGACTACGATCCTGCCCCGCTGAACGCGCCGTTGAACGGTCGCTACGAAATCGACAATGTGTGCTTCAAGCGCTATCCGGTCTGCGGCATGGCGCAGCCCGCGATGGACGCGCTGCGCGACCTCCAGCTGCAAAACGGTTTCGCACCCGACGATGTGGCGCAGATCGCCGTCCACGGCTCGAAATTCGTCGTCGACATGGTCGGCCGCCCCTTCCGCCCGGGCGCCAATCCCGAGGTGGATGCGCAGTTCAACCTGTCCTACTGCCTCTCCACCATCCACGCGCGCGAAAACTTCTCGCTGGCGGACCTGGCGCCGGAGCGCACATTGGACCCCGCCTCCCGCACGGCGGCCGATGCCATCACGGTCAATCTCGACCCTGCGCTGAAAGGCAAGTGGGAGGCGCGCGTCGAGGTCAGCCTGCGCGATGGACGAGTGCTCAGCGCCAGACGTTCCAAGGCGGCGTGGCAGGAAGACCGGCGCATGAACCGGGACGATCTTCTGGAAAAGTTCCACGCCTGCGCCGCGCTGGCGGGGCCAGCGTTCGGCGCCGACCGGGCCCAACGGCTCGCCGCATTGCTTCTGCGCCTGCCGGAATTGCCGGACACGGCCGTCCTGAACGACGCTCTCGCCGGCGTCTGA
- a CDS encoding tripartite tricarboxylate transporter substrate binding protein translates to MTFRLHPVLLAGIAALAAATAARADYPERPIEVIVPFDPGGGADTSMRTFGKYAEKLAGQPVVVVNKPGGGGTIGWAEFVRATPDGYVLTLETPPFNVIPVLTKPSATGYKLDQFQHICIFAAVPDVLLVREDSPHKTLQDLLDHAKANPEKVKAANTGTLGADFMTTLLIEDKAGVKFTQVPFTGGSQALQGTLAGTTDMMVAGAIFAVAQKGKMRTLAIAAAERDPTIPDVPTFQELGIDIVSERYRALAAPPGTAPEVMSYWTDVCAKVSENADYQKEMHEGGAPPVFHDSARSAELIGAMTKEMQALVEKFNLAK, encoded by the coding sequence ATGACTTTCAGATTGCACCCAGTGCTGCTGGCCGGCATTGCCGCGCTGGCCGCCGCGACTGCCGCCCGAGCGGACTATCCCGAACGCCCCATCGAGGTGATCGTGCCGTTCGATCCGGGCGGCGGCGCCGACACCTCGATGCGCACCTTCGGCAAATATGCCGAGAAACTGGCGGGACAGCCGGTCGTCGTGGTCAACAAGCCGGGTGGGGGAGGCACCATCGGGTGGGCCGAATTCGTTCGCGCCACGCCCGACGGCTACGTGCTGACGCTGGAGACGCCTCCGTTCAACGTGATCCCGGTGCTGACCAAGCCGTCGGCCACCGGCTACAAGCTGGATCAGTTCCAGCACATCTGCATCTTCGCAGCGGTGCCCGACGTTCTCCTGGTGCGCGAGGACAGCCCTCACAAGACGCTGCAGGATCTGCTCGACCACGCCAAGGCCAACCCCGAGAAGGTCAAGGCCGCCAACACCGGCACGCTCGGCGCAGATTTCATGACCACCCTCCTCATCGAGGACAAGGCAGGCGTGAAGTTCACCCAGGTGCCCTTCACGGGCGGCTCGCAGGCGCTGCAGGGGACGCTGGCCGGAACGACCGACATGATGGTCGCCGGCGCCATCTTCGCGGTGGCCCAGAAGGGCAAAATGCGCACGCTTGCCATCGCGGCCGCCGAGCGCGATCCGACCATTCCCGACGTACCGACCTTCCAGGAACTGGGCATCGACATCGTGTCCGAGCGCTACCGCGCCCTTGCCGCCCCGCCCGGCACCGCGCCTGAAGTCATGTCCTACTGGACCGACGTCTGCGCCAAGGTCAGCGAAAACGCCGACTACCAGAAGGAAATGCACGAAGGCGGCGCGCCGCCGGTCTTCCACGATAGCGCCCGCTCGGCCGAGCTGATCGGGGCGATGACCAAGGAGATGCAGGCGCTAGTCGAAAAGTTCAACCTCGCCAAATGA
- a CDS encoding NIPSNAP family protein, whose product MIVEERIYTVRATMTGAFLKIVESGGYAIQSEHLGKPFGYFSTEFGPLNQIVHMWRYTDMEDRARRRAALVADPRWAPIRDQLSALIVSQENKLLIPAKFAPVN is encoded by the coding sequence ATGATCGTCGAAGAGCGCATTTATACCGTTCGGGCCACCATGACGGGGGCCTTCCTCAAGATCGTGGAGTCGGGCGGCTACGCCATCCAGTCCGAGCATCTGGGCAAGCCCTTCGGCTACTTCTCGACGGAGTTCGGGCCGCTGAACCAGATCGTCCACATGTGGCGCTACACCGACATGGAGGACCGGGCGCGGCGTCGGGCGGCGCTCGTCGCCGATCCGCGCTGGGCCCCGATCCGCGACCAGCTGTCGGCGCTGATTGTCAGCCAGGAGAACAAGCTGCTGATTCCGGCAAAGTTCGCGCCGGTGAACTGA
- a CDS encoding NAD(P)-dependent oxidoreductase — METVAFFGLGNMGEPMVANLLAKGFAVHIVQHRRPDAVERLRGAGAKVFPDAAAAAQGVKLVILALPGSAESEALLTGPGGLIEALPHGAVVVDCSTGEPPVTRRQAKLLSGKGIGLVDAGLTRGVAGAKQGKLAYFMGGTEADMAKAKPALDAMGDTFFHMGPVGSGHEAKNLSNALSYATVALACETLILGRSLGLDPARLQEALMAGAGSKALEAYGPRIVSGDYAPVRVSIGNACAHLQTTEHIVPEGLGLKLLPQALQSYRRADGQGLGGQDISAIAELWPRS, encoded by the coding sequence GTGGAGACCGTAGCATTTTTCGGACTTGGCAACATGGGCGAGCCGATGGTCGCCAATCTCCTGGCCAAGGGGTTCGCAGTGCACATCGTGCAGCACCGTAGGCCAGACGCGGTGGAGCGCCTGCGCGGCGCGGGAGCCAAGGTGTTCCCCGACGCCGCTGCGGCGGCGCAGGGCGTGAAGCTGGTCATCCTCGCGCTTCCCGGGTCTGCCGAGTCGGAGGCGCTGCTGACTGGTCCCGGTGGACTGATCGAGGCGTTGCCGCACGGGGCGGTGGTGGTTGATTGCTCGACCGGCGAGCCGCCGGTAACGCGGCGGCAGGCAAAACTGCTGTCCGGGAAGGGCATCGGGCTGGTCGACGCCGGGCTGACCCGCGGCGTCGCCGGGGCGAAGCAGGGCAAGCTGGCCTATTTCATGGGCGGGACCGAGGCCGACATGGCCAAGGCGAAGCCAGCGCTGGACGCCATGGGCGACACCTTCTTCCATATGGGGCCGGTCGGTTCCGGGCACGAAGCCAAGAACCTGTCCAACGCGCTGAGCTATGCGACGGTCGCGCTGGCCTGCGAGACGCTGATCCTGGGGCGCAGCCTGGGCCTCGATCCAGCTCGCCTGCAGGAGGCGCTGATGGCGGGAGCCGGCAGCAAGGCGCTTGAAGCCTACGGCCCGCGCATCGTCAGCGGCGACTATGCGCCGGTCCGCGTGTCGATCGGCAATGCCTGCGCGCATCTCCAAACGACGGAGCACATCGTGCCCGAGGGCCTGGGCCTGAAGCTTCTACCGCAGGCGCTGCAATCCTATCGGCGGGCCGACGGCCAGGGGCTGGGCGGACAGGACATCTCGGCAATTGCCGAGCTCTGGCCCCGGAGCTGA
- a CDS encoding amidohydrolase family protein has product MAVIDFRLRPPVGGYLDMLMYANAPRRDRATRMHGMEPAPSASKQSIDLLLADMDRAGVTLGVMVGRSSRVYGSVSNEDLKRIAADYPGWFLGIPALDLSDWRAARRQVDQAVSDGFRAIGMEPGAAEQPLHTDDRRLYPLYARIEEAGLPVVLMAGGGAGPDLSYTDPVHVDRVAADFPDLRIVITHGGWPWVHQILHVAYRRPNVYLSPDQYMVNMPGMADWISAADGFLADRLIYGSSYPFLPVDACADWFRALPIRPENMRRVMHDNAARLLGL; this is encoded by the coding sequence ATGGCCGTGATCGACTTCCGCCTGCGCCCGCCGGTCGGGGGCTACCTGGACATGCTGATGTATGCCAACGCCCCTCGTCGCGACCGGGCGACGCGGATGCACGGGATGGAGCCCGCTCCATCGGCCAGCAAGCAGTCGATCGACCTGCTGCTGGCAGACATGGACCGGGCCGGGGTGACGCTTGGCGTCATGGTCGGTCGCTCCTCGCGGGTCTACGGCTCGGTGTCGAACGAGGACCTCAAGCGGATCGCGGCGGACTATCCGGGGTGGTTCCTCGGCATCCCGGCGCTGGACCTGTCCGACTGGCGCGCGGCGCGGCGCCAGGTCGATCAGGCCGTGTCCGACGGCTTCCGCGCGATCGGCATGGAGCCGGGCGCGGCCGAGCAGCCACTTCATACGGACGACCGTCGCCTCTATCCGCTTTACGCCCGCATCGAGGAGGCCGGCTTGCCGGTGGTGCTGATGGCCGGCGGCGGGGCAGGGCCGGACCTTTCCTATACCGATCCGGTGCATGTCGACCGCGTGGCGGCCGATTTCCCCGATCTGCGAATCGTTATCACCCATGGCGGTTGGCCCTGGGTGCACCAGATCCTGCACGTCGCCTATCGTCGCCCGAACGTCTACCTGTCGCCCGACCAGTACATGGTCAACATGCCGGGGATGGCGGACTGGATCAGCGCGGCCGACGGCTTCCTTGCGGACCGGCTGATCTACGGAAGTTCGTATCCATTCCTGCCCGTCGACGCCTGCGCTGACTGGTTCCGCGCTCTGCCGATCCGGCCTGAGAACATGCGTCGTGTGATGCACGACAACGCCGCGCGCCTTCTCGGATTGTAA
- a CDS encoding IclR family transcriptional regulator gives MAADPESATGELFAPSPHDGPLDRREFGSALGRALDMLETVLETDGSLGMQEICTRLDLPRQSAHRILNQLLDLKLLQRHVAREQFTIGPRLKVLSLKASFSSHRTGPWHVLLQDLAMKTRETCHLGILDQDRVLLIDRIESEFALRVNSEIGRRLEPHSSSIGKLLMAHLPRARRQALLQNAMPLKQYTPYTLTDLDALEKDFTQIRRRGFSYSDQGTMLGMFSLAAPVKDAQGRVMAGVGVQAPFVRTTLERGLEEFAPTLMDCAARMSALLQQEEAEAAAKPV, from the coding sequence ATGGCGGCCGATCCCGAGTCGGCAACGGGCGAACTCTTCGCACCCAGCCCACATGACGGCCCGCTGGACCGGCGAGAGTTCGGCTCGGCCCTCGGGCGGGCGCTCGACATGCTGGAAACCGTACTGGAAACCGATGGTTCGCTGGGCATGCAGGAGATCTGCACCCGTCTCGACCTGCCCCGGCAGTCGGCGCACCGCATCCTCAACCAGTTGCTCGACCTGAAGCTTCTGCAGCGCCATGTGGCGCGAGAGCAATTCACCATCGGCCCGCGGCTGAAGGTCCTGTCGTTGAAGGCCAGTTTCAGTTCGCATCGCACCGGGCCTTGGCATGTGCTGTTGCAGGATCTCGCCATGAAGACCCGCGAGACCTGCCACCTCGGCATCCTCGATCAGGACAGGGTCCTCCTGATCGACCGCATCGAATCGGAATTCGCGCTGCGGGTGAACTCGGAAATCGGCCGCCGGCTGGAGCCGCATTCCTCGTCGATCGGAAAGCTGCTGATGGCGCACCTGCCCAGGGCGCGCCGGCAGGCCTTGCTGCAGAACGCCATGCCGCTCAAGCAGTACACGCCCTACACGCTGACCGATCTCGACGCGCTGGAAAAAGACTTCACCCAGATCCGCCGCCGTGGGTTCTCCTATTCCGACCAGGGCACGATGCTGGGCATGTTCAGCCTTGCCGCCCCCGTCAAGGACGCGCAGGGGCGGGTCATGGCCGGCGTGGGTGTGCAGGCCCCCTTCGTTCGCACCACGCTCGAACGCGGGCTCGAAGAGTTTGCTCCGACCCTGATGGACTGCGCCGCCCGCATGTCCGCCCTCCTGCAGCAGGAAGAAGCCGAAGCGGCCGCCAAACCGGTTTGA